From the Ferrigenium kumadai genome, one window contains:
- a CDS encoding thiamine pyrophosphate-binding protein produces the protein MGASISLVHNHTGIAGGSPGIIPAQTLEVADLLVAYLEQMGVEYVFGVPGGAIEPLYNALARSARRGGVRHILARHEAGAAFMADGYARESGKIGVCCSTSGPGATNLITGVACAYDNNIPMLVITGQPALPAFGKNPLQESSCTGINTLGMFRHCTRYNSLVSHPKQMETKLVSALQRAVRTPRGPCHLSVPVDVFRSTSPHQIPSYDLNSLLAPSSLVDDDAIEKLREMLSKANNVVLLIGGGCGEAIGSILQFAALKDTPFVTTPDGKGLVSPRHPLFRGVFGFGGHSSADAALRDPSVDLILAIGTSMGEWNSGGWCESLLNERLVHIDESEEHLSRTPMARLHVRGRILSVFNRLFEQLHEQHRNSNSDYHRRRVSLDPDGTVWEPHHMLSAPDKYESDAVPITPQRLMRELGQLFPPTTRFLADTGNSISWSVHYLHPAVDRRLGERRLAGGGRKITQGQRKTNGGWLRVTMNFASMGWAIGGAVGTAAANPDAPVVCITGDGSMLMNGQEISVAVAEKLSVIFVVLNDRALGMVKHGQRMAGAEQIGCELPPTDFAALARAMGADAHTIRSPEELSGLDIAALCARKGPTLLDVLVDPEEVPPMNVRMRVLANAL, from the coding sequence ATGGGTGCTAGCATTTCACTTGTTCATAACCATACGGGAATAGCCGGGGGAAGTCCCGGAATCATTCCGGCTCAAACACTGGAAGTGGCCGACCTGCTGGTCGCCTATCTGGAGCAGATGGGCGTCGAATATGTATTTGGCGTTCCTGGCGGCGCCATTGAACCGCTTTATAACGCCCTCGCCAGAAGTGCGCGCAGGGGGGGGGTACGTCACATCCTGGCGCGGCACGAAGCCGGAGCCGCCTTCATGGCCGACGGCTACGCCCGAGAGAGCGGCAAGATCGGTGTCTGTTGTTCTACTTCAGGTCCCGGCGCCACCAACCTCATCACCGGCGTCGCCTGCGCCTACGACAACAATATCCCGATGCTGGTGATCACCGGGCAGCCTGCATTGCCAGCCTTCGGCAAGAACCCGCTGCAGGAATCGAGCTGCACTGGAATCAATACGCTGGGCATGTTCCGCCATTGCACTCGCTACAACTCCCTGGTGTCGCACCCGAAGCAAATGGAAACCAAGCTGGTTTCCGCGCTGCAGCGCGCCGTCCGGACGCCAAGAGGGCCGTGTCACCTGAGCGTACCGGTGGACGTTTTTCGCAGTACCAGCCCCCATCAAATCCCCTCTTACGATCTGAATAGCCTGCTGGCCCCTTCATCTCTGGTGGACGACGATGCGATTGAAAAGCTGCGCGAAATGTTGTCCAAAGCCAATAATGTCGTGCTGTTGATCGGTGGCGGGTGCGGCGAGGCGATCGGTTCGATACTCCAGTTCGCTGCACTGAAAGACACCCCCTTTGTTACAACACCGGATGGCAAAGGACTGGTAAGCCCGCGGCATCCGCTGTTTCGCGGCGTGTTCGGTTTTGGCGGGCATTCTTCGGCCGACGCCGCGTTGCGCGACCCGTCTGTGGATCTGATCCTGGCGATCGGTACCAGCATGGGCGAATGGAACAGCGGCGGCTGGTGCGAAAGCCTGCTCAATGAGCGGCTGGTGCATATCGACGAATCGGAAGAACATTTGTCGCGCACGCCGATGGCGCGTCTCCATGTCCGCGGACGTATCCTGTCGGTCTTCAACCGGCTGTTCGAACAGCTGCATGAACAACACAGGAACAGCAATTCAGACTATCACCGGCGGCGCGTCTCGCTCGATCCGGATGGCACTGTATGGGAACCGCACCATATGCTGTCGGCGCCGGACAAATATGAAAGCGATGCGGTCCCGATCACGCCGCAACGGCTGATGCGCGAGTTGGGCCAGCTTTTCCCGCCGACCACCCGCTTCCTCGCCGACACCGGCAACAGCATCTCCTGGTCCGTCCACTATCTGCATCCCGCCGTAGACCGGCGGCTGGGAGAACGGCGGCTGGCAGGAGGCGGGCGCAAGATAACGCAGGGGCAGCGCAAGACAAATGGCGGCTGGCTGCGCGTCACCATGAACTTCGCCTCGATGGGATGGGCCATCGGCGGCGCGGTCGGAACGGCGGCGGCCAATCCCGATGCGCCGGTGGTTTGCATCACCGGCGATGGCAGCATGCTGATGAACGGCCAGGAGATCTCCGTCGCTGTCGCCGAAAAACTGAGTGTCATCTTCGTCGTGCTCAATGACCGGGCGTTGGGCATGGTCAAGCATGGCCAGCGGATGGCGGGAGCAGAGCAGATCGGTTGCGAACTGCCGCCCACGGATTTCGCCGCGCTGGCACGTGCGATGGGCGCCGACGCGCACACCATCCGCTCTCCGGAAGAACTGTCAGGGTTGGATATCGCCGCCTTATGTGCACGCAAAGGTCCGACCTTGCTGGACGTTCTCGTCGACCCCGAAGAGGTCCCGCCGATGAATGTACGGATGCGTGTTTTGGCCAATGCACTTTAG
- a CDS encoding ABC transporter substrate binding protein: MLAVSLLTTVAAPAWAIPGVPAPLPHNDILLQEDRLTLTRPVAPLLPPPALLESAQEDYAEVIRAIEAFPDVVVFPIQVAGPIVATTTRSLANKIAQVSGANAITVIYPDIGEPYRSVFAQIIDGIEAKAKGRVANFAVGPNVDVGELNNSLRRNDTRVVIALGRQGMKVASALDSNIGVVVGGVLTAQENETRNLQVNSLSPDPALLFSRLKGMMPKVRRVFTVYDPRQNAWMMRLAKEAARAQGLELEAYEAQDLRSAMHAYQEILAVADSSQDALWLPQDSTTVEDSSVMPLVLHESWTRNLAVFSSSFGHVRRGILFSLYPNNVELGRHLAGSALGFLSSGEKGMSGMVPLREVLMAINLRTAKHLGINTSRLHGSDMVFPEQ, encoded by the coding sequence TTGTTGGCAGTCTCGCTGTTGACGACTGTCGCTGCTCCGGCGTGGGCGATTCCCGGAGTCCCCGCCCCCTTGCCCCACAACGACATACTCCTGCAAGAAGACCGCCTCACGCTGACTCGCCCCGTAGCCCCGCTACTCCCGCCGCCGGCCTTGCTCGAGTCGGCACAGGAAGATTACGCTGAGGTGATTCGTGCCATTGAAGCCTTTCCGGACGTCGTAGTTTTTCCCATTCAGGTCGCGGGCCCCATCGTCGCCACGACAACGAGGAGCCTTGCCAACAAGATCGCGCAGGTCTCGGGAGCAAATGCCATCACAGTGATCTACCCGGACATCGGCGAGCCTTATCGGAGTGTATTCGCCCAGATCATTGACGGCATTGAAGCCAAGGCCAAGGGGCGTGTTGCCAATTTCGCGGTGGGACCGAACGTGGATGTCGGCGAGCTGAATAATTCCCTGCGCCGAAACGACACCAGAGTGGTGATCGCGCTGGGCCGTCAAGGAATGAAAGTCGCCTCCGCGCTGGATAGCAACATCGGTGTGGTGGTAGGCGGTGTATTGACGGCCCAGGAAAATGAAACTCGCAATCTTCAGGTAAACAGCTTGTCTCCGGATCCGGCACTGCTGTTTTCACGCCTGAAGGGCATGATGCCCAAGGTGCGGCGAGTGTTCACCGTGTACGATCCCCGCCAGAATGCCTGGATGATGCGCCTGGCAAAAGAGGCTGCTCGCGCCCAGGGGCTGGAACTCGAAGCCTACGAAGCACAGGATCTGCGTAGCGCGATGCATGCTTATCAGGAAATACTTGCCGTCGCCGACAGTAGCCAGGATGCCTTGTGGCTGCCTCAGGATTCCACCACGGTGGAAGACAGCTCAGTGATGCCGCTGGTGCTGCATGAGTCCTGGACACGCAACCTGGCGGTGTTCTCCAGCAGTTTCGGCCATGTCAGGCGCGGCATACTGTTCTCTCTTTACCCCAACAACGTTGAACTGGGCCGTCATCTGGCGGGTTCCGCTCTCGGCTTTCTGTCTTCCGGCGAAAAGGGGATGTCCGGCATGGTTCCGTTACGTGAAGTGCTGATGGCGATCAACCTGCGCACAGCCAAGCATCTTGGAATCAACACCAGCCGACTGCATGGCTCCGACATGGTGTTCCCCGAGCAATAA
- a CDS encoding bifunctional diguanylate cyclase/phosphodiesterase, producing the protein MNKMFTAFFQKLTFQRQIGITVTLGILFLALFSSIVGSWQGNKRVRDDLIEQGRRITENLAHQSSLALIYSSADNAAEAVNATMAFPGVVSVEIRDANGRVLLTRGKTNPAEFFEQADEGGGLHAAALLNAESSSAWNFAAPVYSQPPAESPFSEAPNPELLGRVSIVMSKAALTRMTSDIFITNLATSFSFALLFLFLIRFLTRNMVRPLNQLSASMGRAQSGESQVRVAVPAGPKDIAKMAHAFNSMMSVQEEREAALRVAAIAFETEEGMMVTDENAVIIRVNRAFTRLTGYSAEEAIGRNPTMLRSDRHDAEFFQLMWETLHRDNIWQGEIWNRRKNGEIYPEWLNITAVVGNDGKVTNYVGTFIDFTERKQAENEIHHLAFYDPLSQLPNRRMLLDRLRQAVATGARNQTGGALLFIDLDNFKTLNDTKGHGIGDLLLIEVAKRLQACVREGDTVARFGGDEFVLLLEGLSEDKAQAAVQAQGVGEKVLEALNQPYLLEGSEFHSSSSMGITLFVDYQEKLDELLKQADTAMYEAKKSGRNTLRFFDPVMQDELEVRAQLEVGLREALRKQEFQLYYQMQVNHAGSVLGAEVLLRWIHPEQGLISPLKFIPLAEETGLILPIGRWVLESACQQIKAWEKEQHAHELQLAVNVSGRQFRQKDFVAQVSEILDRTAIDPNRLKLELTESIVLDDVADTIAKMHALRQLGVSFSMDDFGTGYSSLSYLTQLPLNQLKIDQSFVRHIGTKESDATIIQTIIGMANNLGIEVIAEGVETQEQRDFLEANGCTLYQGYLFSRPVPREEFDALLTVR; encoded by the coding sequence ATGAACAAGATGTTTACCGCATTTTTCCAGAAGCTCACATTCCAGCGCCAGATCGGCATCACGGTAACGCTCGGCATCCTCTTCCTGGCACTGTTTTCATCGATAGTGGGTTCGTGGCAAGGCAACAAGCGTGTGCGCGACGACCTGATCGAGCAGGGACGGCGCATCACCGAAAATCTGGCACACCAAAGCTCCCTGGCGCTGATCTATTCTTCCGCCGACAATGCCGCCGAAGCGGTGAATGCCACCATGGCTTTCCCCGGCGTGGTCAGTGTGGAGATACGCGATGCCAACGGGCGCGTATTGTTGACGCGCGGCAAAACCAACCCTGCCGAATTTTTCGAGCAGGCTGACGAGGGGGGCGGGTTGCATGCCGCCGCCCTGCTCAACGCAGAAAGCTCCAGCGCGTGGAACTTTGCCGCGCCGGTCTATTCGCAACCCCCCGCGGAATCGCCATTTAGCGAGGCGCCCAATCCCGAGCTGCTCGGACGCGTTTCGATCGTCATGAGCAAAGCGGCGCTGACCCGGATGACCTCCGACATTTTCATCACCAACCTGGCCACATCGTTCTCTTTTGCGCTGCTGTTTCTGTTCCTCATCCGCTTCCTTACCCGCAACATGGTGCGACCGCTCAACCAGTTGTCGGCCAGCATGGGGCGCGCCCAAAGTGGCGAATCACAAGTGCGTGTCGCCGTGCCTGCCGGCCCGAAGGACATCGCCAAGATGGCGCATGCGTTCAACAGCATGATGTCGGTGCAGGAAGAGCGCGAAGCAGCGTTGCGTGTCGCCGCCATCGCCTTCGAGACCGAGGAAGGCATGATGGTGACCGATGAGAATGCGGTGATCATCCGCGTCAACCGGGCGTTCACCCGGCTGACTGGCTACAGCGCCGAGGAAGCGATCGGCAGGAACCCGACCATGCTCAGATCCGATCGCCATGATGCAGAGTTTTTCCAGCTCATGTGGGAAACCCTGCACCGCGACAATATCTGGCAAGGCGAGATCTGGAACCGGCGCAAGAACGGGGAGATCTATCCGGAATGGCTGAACATTACCGCCGTTGTGGGCAACGACGGAAAAGTCACGAATTATGTCGGGACATTCATTGACTTCACGGAACGCAAACAGGCCGAAAACGAGATCCACCATCTCGCTTTTTACGACCCGCTCAGCCAACTGCCCAACCGGCGCATGCTGCTTGATCGCCTGCGGCAGGCGGTAGCGACCGGCGCACGCAACCAGACCGGCGGCGCGCTGCTGTTCATCGACCTCGACAATTTCAAGACTCTGAACGACACCAAGGGGCACGGCATCGGCGACTTGCTGTTGATCGAGGTAGCCAAGCGCCTGCAGGCATGTGTTCGCGAGGGCGACACCGTGGCCCGTTTCGGCGGAGATGAATTCGTGCTGTTGCTGGAGGGCTTGAGCGAAGACAAGGCGCAGGCCGCCGTGCAAGCACAGGGAGTAGGTGAGAAAGTGCTTGAAGCGCTCAATCAGCCCTACCTTCTCGAAGGTAGCGAGTTCCATAGCTCATCGAGCATGGGCATCACCCTGTTCGTCGATTACCAGGAGAAGCTCGATGAATTGCTTAAACAGGCCGATACAGCCATGTACGAAGCAAAGAAATCGGGGCGCAATACCCTGCGCTTCTTCGATCCAGTGATGCAGGATGAACTGGAAGTTCGCGCCCAGCTTGAAGTCGGTTTGCGGGAAGCATTGCGCAAGCAGGAATTCCAGCTCTATTACCAGATGCAGGTCAACCACGCCGGAAGCGTTCTGGGGGCGGAAGTTCTGCTGCGCTGGATCCACCCTGAACAAGGCTTGATCTCACCGCTTAAATTCATCCCGCTGGCGGAAGAGACCGGACTCATTCTTCCGATCGGGCGATGGGTACTGGAAAGTGCCTGTCAGCAGATCAAGGCATGGGAGAAAGAGCAGCACGCCCATGAGTTACAGCTTGCCGTCAACGTCAGCGGACGGCAGTTCCGTCAAAAGGATTTCGTTGCCCAAGTGAGCGAAATCCTCGACCGGACCGCCATCGACCCGAATCGCCTCAAGCTTGAACTGACCGAGAGTATCGTGCTCGACGATGTCGCCGACACCATCGCCAAGATGCATGCGCTCAGACAACTTGGCGTAAGTTTCTCCATGGATGATTTCGGGACCGGCTATTCATCGTTGTCCTACCTGACCCAATTGCCGCTCAACCAGCTCAAAATCGACCAATCGTTCGTACGCCACATCGGCACCAAGGAGTCGGATGCAACCATCATTCAGACCATCATCGGCATGGCCAACAATCTGGGCATAGAAGTGATTGCCGAAGGCGTGGAAACGCAGGAGCAACGCGATTTCCTCGAGGCGAATGGCTGTACCCTATACCAAGGGTATCTTTTCAGCAGGCCCGTTCCGCGTGAAGAGTTCGATGCTTTGTTGACGGTGCGGTAG
- a CDS encoding cold-shock protein has protein sequence MATGTVKWFNDSKGFGFITPEDGSADLFAHFSAIQGSGFKTLAEGQRVSFDITAGPKGQQASNIRGAE, from the coding sequence ATGGCAACAGGTACCGTGAAGTGGTTCAACGATTCCAAGGGGTTCGGTTTCATCACCCCGGAAGATGGCAGCGCTGATCTTTTCGCGCATTTTTCCGCGATCCAGGGTTCGGGATTCAAGACGCTGGCGGAAGGCCAGCGCGTGAGTTTCGACATCACCGCAGGTCCAAAAGGCCAGCAGGCATCGAACATCCGCGGAGCCGAATAA
- the infA gene encoding translation initiation factor IF-1 codes for MAKEELLEMNGVVDEVLPDSRYRVTLENGHGLIAYSAGRMKKNHIRIIAGDKVSLEISPYDLSKGRITFRHIEGRGAAVPQQRRRY; via the coding sequence ATGGCGAAGGAAGAACTGCTTGAAATGAACGGCGTGGTAGACGAAGTCCTGCCGGATTCGCGTTACCGCGTCACACTGGAAAACGGCCATGGTCTCATCGCCTATAGCGCCGGCAGGATGAAGAAGAACCACATCCGCATCATCGCCGGCGACAAGGTTTCGCTGGAGATATCTCCGTATGACCTGAGCAAGGGACGCATCACTTTCCGGCATATCGAAGGACGCGGCGCCGCGGTTCCTCAGCAGCGGCGAAGATATTGA